A genome region from Sphingobium sp. WTD-1 includes the following:
- a CDS encoding CCA tRNA nucleotidyltransferase has product MTRILPDAPWRHRSGLSGLLAALDADQGRARYVGGAVRDGLLGLPVNDLDIATSLMPQDVVARLKGAGIKAVPTGIEHGTITAVLPDGPVEITTLRRDVSTDGRRATIAYTDDWQQDAARRDFTFNALYADPLTGAISDYFGGVADLDARHLRFIGDASARIAEDHLRILRYFRFLARYGDNEVDASAYDACVAAANSLMALSRERIADELLKLLVVRDPVPALRLMVDGGIWLPVLPEITHEGIDRLTKLIARENEANMAPSALRRLAALVPADAALADQIGARLKLSNKARKRLITALETASAPEGPRALAHRVGVEGAIDRILLDPAVPLSALVPLDGWTPPSLPIGGGALIARGLQPGPDVARALQEVQKSWVAEDFPDADRVGEIADQIVSKFQRTRQ; this is encoded by the coding sequence ATGACCCGCATTCTTCCTGACGCCCCGTGGCGCCACCGTTCCGGCCTTTCCGGCCTTCTCGCCGCACTCGACGCCGACCAGGGCCGTGCCCGCTATGTCGGTGGCGCGGTGCGCGACGGGCTGCTTGGCCTGCCGGTCAATGATCTCGACATCGCCACCAGCCTGATGCCGCAGGATGTGGTCGCTCGGCTGAAGGGAGCCGGGATCAAGGCGGTGCCGACCGGGATCGAGCATGGCACGATCACCGCCGTGCTGCCCGACGGGCCAGTCGAGATCACCACGCTGCGCCGCGATGTCAGCACCGACGGCCGCCGCGCCACCATCGCCTATACCGACGACTGGCAGCAGGATGCCGCCCGGCGCGATTTCACCTTCAACGCCCTCTATGCCGATCCCCTGACCGGCGCGATCAGCGACTATTTCGGCGGCGTGGCCGATCTCGACGCCCGGCACCTGCGTTTCATCGGCGATGCCAGCGCCCGGATCGCCGAGGATCATCTGCGCATCCTGCGCTATTTCCGTTTCCTGGCCCGCTATGGTGACAACGAAGTTGACGCATCCGCCTATGATGCGTGCGTCGCCGCAGCCAACAGCCTGATGGCCCTGTCGCGCGAGCGGATCGCCGACGAACTGCTCAAATTGCTGGTGGTGCGCGATCCCGTGCCGGCGCTGCGGCTGATGGTGGACGGCGGGATCTGGCTGCCGGTGCTGCCCGAAATCACACACGAAGGCATCGACCGGCTGACGAAGCTGATCGCACGGGAGAATGAGGCGAACATGGCGCCATCGGCGCTGCGCCGATTGGCCGCGCTGGTGCCGGCCGACGCGGCGCTGGCGGACCAGATCGGCGCACGGCTCAAACTGTCCAACAAGGCGCGCAAGCGGCTGATCACCGCGCTCGAAACCGCCTCCGCACCCGAAGGGCCGCGCGCGCTGGCGCACCGGGTCGGCGTGGAAGGCGCGATCGACCGCATCCTGCTCGATCCCGCAGTACCCCTGTCGGCACTGGTCCCGCTCGACGGCTGGACGCCGCCCAGCCTGCCGATCGGCGGCGGCGCGCTGATCGCGCGCGGCCTTCAGCCCGGCCCGGACGTCGCCCGTGCCTTGCAGGAAGTCCAGAAATCATGGGTGGCGGAGGATTTCCCCGACGCCGACCGGGTCGGCGAAATCGCAGATCAGATCGTCTCGAAATTCCAGCGCACGCGCCAATAG
- the otsA gene encoding alpha,alpha-trehalose-phosphate synthase (UDP-forming): MSRLIVISNRVSRPNGAANQGGLAVALAQALRESRGIWVGWSGGTTDNFTGHIGFAEDEGVKTATIDLEEQDVDEYYNGYANKTLWPLFHYRIDLAEYARDFEGGYNRVNQRFADTATPLIEPEDVIWVQDYHMIPLGQMLRDKGLKNRMGFFLHIPWPPTRLLVSLPHHTKLVSTLFAYDVIGFHTEEWLESFRHYVEREMGGTVDGDFVTVGDRTIQAVACPIGINAEEFKQAATSDAAVEMHRQVRASLQDRSLIVGVDRLDYSKGLEERFNGYARFLKDHPEHHRRVVLAQIAPPSRGEVESYQQIRATLDSLAGRINGEYSDVDWTPIRYVNQGYPRDKLAGIYRSARIGLVTPLRDGMNLVAKEYVAAQNPDDPGVLILSRFAGAAMQLKDALLINPYSPEEMSDAIDRALAMPLDERKRRWRAMMDSVEQQDISWWRRAFTDRLAATRQEEPEAEPEPATE; this comes from the coding sequence ATGAGCCGTCTGATAGTCATTTCCAACCGGGTCAGTCGCCCCAATGGCGCCGCCAACCAGGGTGGGCTGGCCGTCGCACTGGCCCAGGCGCTGCGCGAAAGCCGGGGCATATGGGTCGGCTGGTCAGGCGGCACGACCGACAATTTCACCGGTCATATCGGCTTTGCCGAGGATGAGGGGGTCAAGACCGCGACGATCGACCTGGAAGAACAGGACGTCGACGAATATTATAATGGCTATGCCAACAAGACGCTGTGGCCGCTGTTCCATTATCGCATCGACCTGGCCGAATATGCCCGTGATTTCGAGGGCGGATACAACCGCGTCAACCAGCGCTTCGCCGACACCGCCACGCCTCTGATCGAGCCCGAGGACGTCATCTGGGTACAGGATTATCACATGATCCCGCTCGGCCAGATGCTGCGCGACAAGGGACTGAAGAACCGCATGGGCTTCTTCCTGCACATTCCCTGGCCGCCGACCCGCCTGCTGGTATCCCTGCCCCATCATACCAAGCTGGTCAGCACCCTCTTCGCCTACGACGTCATCGGCTTCCATACCGAGGAATGGCTGGAATCCTTCCGCCATTATGTCGAGCGCGAGATGGGCGGCACCGTCGACGGCGATTTCGTCACCGTCGGCGATCGCACCATCCAGGCCGTCGCCTGCCCGATCGGCATCAATGCCGAGGAGTTCAAGCAGGCTGCGACCAGCGACGCAGCGGTCGAAATGCACCGTCAGGTCCGCGCCTCGCTGCAGGATCGCTCGCTGATCGTCGGCGTCGACCGGCTCGACTATAGCAAGGGCCTCGAAGAGCGGTTCAACGGCTATGCCCGCTTCCTGAAGGATCATCCTGAACATCATCGCCGCGTCGTGCTGGCCCAGATCGCCCCGCCCTCGCGTGGCGAGGTGGAAAGCTATCAGCAGATCCGCGCCACGCTGGATTCGCTCGCCGGGCGGATCAACGGCGAATATAGCGATGTCGACTGGACGCCGATCCGCTATGTCAACCAGGGCTATCCGCGCGACAAGCTGGCCGGCATCTATCGCTCCGCCCGGATCGGGCTGGTGACGCCGCTGCGCGACGGCATGAACCTAGTTGCCAAGGAATATGTCGCGGCCCAGAACCCGGACGATCCCGGTGTCCTGATCCTGTCCCGCTTTGCCGGTGCGGCGATGCAACTCAAGGACGCTCTGCTCATCAACCCCTATAGCCCCGAAGAGATGTCCGACGCGATCGACCGGGCGCTGGCCATGCCGCTCGACGAGCGCAAGCGGCGCTGGCGGGCAATGATGGACAGCGTCGAGCAGCAGGACATCAGCTGGTGGCGCAGGGCCTTCACCGATCGACTGGCAGCGACCCGGCAGGAAGAGCCGGAGGCCGAACCGGAACCGGCCACCGAATGA
- a CDS encoding CoA pyrophosphatase — protein MTLAERLRAALIDGHSRDIQLLPSETRDPRIVGDMALAPAAVLVAITDRANPGLILTQRSETLRKHAGQIAFPGGRVDPDDADEIAGALREAREEIDLPSDSVDIIGTSDRYHTFTGFDIVPVLGVIPPDLPLRPQPGEVADWFELPLDYALDPANRVRRSLMFEGVERQYYEIDWQGRRIWGVTAAILANLSRRLGHDPHSS, from the coding sequence ATGACGCTGGCCGAGCGGCTGCGCGCCGCGCTGATCGACGGGCATAGCCGCGACATCCAGTTACTTCCGTCCGAAACCCGCGATCCCCGCATCGTCGGCGACATGGCGCTGGCCCCCGCCGCCGTGCTGGTCGCGATCACCGACCGGGCCAATCCCGGCCTGATCCTGACCCAGCGTTCCGAGACGCTGCGCAAGCATGCCGGCCAGATCGCCTTCCCCGGCGGCCGGGTCGACCCCGACGATGCCGACGAGATTGCGGGCGCCCTGCGCGAGGCGCGGGAGGAGATCGATCTCCCTTCCGACAGCGTCGACATCATCGGTACCTCCGATCGCTACCATACCTTCACCGGCTTCGACATCGTGCCGGTGCTGGGCGTGATCCCGCCCGACCTGCCGCTGCGCCCCCAGCCGGGGGAAGTGGCCGATTGGTTCGAACTGCCGCTTGACTATGCGCTCGATCCGGCCAATCGGGTGCGCCGCAGCCTGATGTTCGAAGGCGTCGAGCGGCAATATTATGAAATCGACTGGCAGGGCCGCCGCATCTGGGGCGTGACCGCTGCCATCCTCGCCAATCTTTCCCGCAGGCTCGGTCATGACCCGCATTCTTCCTGA
- the otsB gene encoding trehalose-phosphatase: MPETALPPLPDLPAPPPALLTGAALFLDFDGTLAPIADTPDGVHVDDDLLALLAALRRKLGGRLAIVSGRSIATLRDFGFEDFLLAGTHGLEFAAPGEAPDAPPRLPAIDMVEQAFHIFADTRPGVLVERKSISVGLHFRGAPDCGEAAGLLAHQLAEEHGLAVQAGKMLFELRPGGADKGSALTRLMQQAPMAGGTPIFIGDDVTDEEGFAAAAQLGGHGILVGPVRHTHAAFGLEQVAAVRHYLAQGVAAII, encoded by the coding sequence GTGCCCGAAACCGCTCTTCCCCCTCTGCCCGATCTTCCCGCTCCCCCGCCCGCGCTGCTGACTGGCGCCGCCCTGTTCCTCGATTTCGACGGGACATTGGCGCCGATCGCGGACACGCCCGACGGGGTGCATGTCGATGATGACCTGCTAGCCCTGCTGGCGGCGCTACGACGAAAGCTGGGCGGGCGGCTCGCCATCGTCAGCGGCCGGTCGATCGCCACGCTGCGCGATTTCGGCTTTGAGGATTTCCTGCTCGCCGGCACCCACGGCCTTGAATTTGCCGCGCCCGGCGAAGCGCCGGATGCGCCGCCCCGCCTGCCCGCCATCGATATGGTCGAACAAGCCTTCCATATCTTTGCCGACACCCGTCCCGGCGTGCTGGTCGAACGCAAGTCGATCAGCGTCGGCCTCCATTTCCGCGGCGCGCCCGACTGTGGCGAGGCCGCCGGCCTGCTCGCCCATCAGCTTGCCGAGGAACATGGCCTGGCCGTGCAGGCGGGCAAGATGCTGTTCGAACTGCGCCCCGGTGGCGCCGACAAGGGCAGCGCGCTCACCCGCCTGATGCAGCAGGCACCGATGGCCGGCGGCACGCCGATCTTCATCGGCGACGATGTCACGGACGAGGAAGGTTTCGCCGCCGCCGCGCAATTGGGCGGCCATGGCATATTGGTCGGGCCGGTGCGGCACACGCACGCGGCCTTCGGCTTGGAACAGGTTGCCGCCGTCAGGCATTATCTGGCGCAGGGGGTCGCCGCGATCATCTGA
- a CDS encoding LysR substrate-binding domain-containing protein, with protein sequence MYPLPPLSAIRVFEAAARLENFTAAAQELGMTQAAVSYQVKLLEERLGISLFQRTGRKVALTGKGREIAPILTRAFDQMRQGFAALTQDHSAVLSISCTNSFAHLWLAPRIGAFQMRHPNLAVRIMADDAVVDLARDGIDLAVRGGKGEWPGLEAKLLTHNRLVPMCSPAWRDRHGPIADAQALHALPRLSPDDMWWHEWFAAMGVEADPADGPPGIALDSQVMEGRAAIAGQGVAILNHFLWKAEVEAGQLVEAVPSYVREIASYWLVYPPHARNTPKIKAFRDWIGAEFATAIAADTEARFLPR encoded by the coding sequence ATGTACCCGCTGCCACCCCTGTCCGCCATTCGCGTGTTCGAGGCCGCTGCGCGGCTGGAGAATTTCACGGCCGCCGCGCAGGAACTGGGGATGACCCAGGCAGCGGTCAGCTATCAGGTGAAATTGCTGGAGGAGCGGCTGGGCATCAGCCTGTTCCAGCGAACCGGGCGCAAGGTGGCGCTGACCGGGAAGGGGCGGGAGATCGCGCCGATCCTGACCCGCGCCTTCGACCAGATGCGGCAGGGCTTTGCCGCACTGACCCAGGATCATTCGGCGGTACTGAGCATAAGCTGTACCAACAGTTTCGCGCATCTCTGGTTGGCGCCGCGCATCGGCGCCTTCCAGATGCGCCACCCGAACCTCGCCGTGCGGATCATGGCGGATGACGCGGTGGTCGATCTGGCGCGCGACGGCATCGATCTGGCGGTGCGCGGCGGCAAGGGGGAATGGCCGGGGCTGGAGGCGAAGCTGCTGACCCATAACCGGCTGGTGCCGATGTGCAGTCCGGCCTGGCGCGACCGGCACGGGCCGATCGCCGATGCGCAGGCGCTCCATGCCCTGCCGCGCCTGTCGCCCGACGATATGTGGTGGCATGAATGGTTCGCGGCGATGGGCGTGGAGGCCGACCCGGCCGATGGCCCGCCCGGCATCGCGCTCGACAGCCAGGTGATGGAAGGCCGCGCCGCGATCGCCGGGCAGGGGGTCGCCATCCTCAACCATTTCCTCTGGAAGGCGGAGGTGGAGGCCGGGCAACTGGTGGAGGCGGTGCCCTCCTATGTCCGCGAGATTGCCAGCTACTGGCTGGTCTATCCGCCCCACGCCCGCAACACGCCCAAGATCAAGGCCTTCCGCGACTGGATCGGCGCCGAGTTCGCCACCGCCATCGCCGCCGATACGGAGGCGCGTTTCTTGCCGCGTTGA
- the parC gene encoding DNA topoisomerase IV subunit A: protein MTDFRDPFDAIKDHPFDAALSQRYLVYALSTITARSLPDLRDGLKPVHRRLLWAMRLLRMEPGGANPDVLVANPARNTTSYKKCARVVGDVIGKYHPHGDASVYDAMVRLAQDFSLRTPLVDGQGNFGNIDGDNAAAMRYTEARLTQAAADLMAGLDEGTVDFRPTYNGEDEEPEVFPGLFPNLLANGASGIAVGMATSIPPHNVGELLDAATLLIDSPEADDAALMEIVKGPDFPTGGVLVDNQAIISEAYRTGRGSFRTRARFSTGRNEDGSWEAEGIEKLAGGTWQLVISEIPYQVQKSKLIEQIAALINDKKLPILEDVRDESDEAIRIVIVPKSRNVPVDVLKDSLFRLTDLENRFPLNLNVLDASHTPRVLGLRAVLVEWLKHQIEVLVRRAQHRLEKIAARLELLDGYIIAYLNLDRVIEIIRTEDEPKQVMMAEFSLTDRQAEAILNMRLRSLRKLEEMELRREHAELVKEQAELEKLVESPARQRTRLKRDIADLRKRYGPDTVIGRRRTLVEEAGPAREIPLEVMIEREPVTVILSERGWIRAMSGHRDLAAADTLKFKEGDGPQFAFHAYTTDKLLMATSSGRIYTLGADKLPGGRGFGDPVRMMVDMDDQGGIVALMPARTGGQLLLASSDGRGFLADVADILAETRKGKQVVNVRTGAKLAVVHAVDPEADSIAVIGENRKLLVYSIIEMPKMARGQGVQMQRYRDGGLSDAIAFRLSDGISWAMGGETGRTRTEADMTPWRVARGAAGRMPPTGFPRDNKF, encoded by the coding sequence ATGACCGATTTTCGCGACCCGTTCGACGCTATCAAGGACCATCCTTTCGATGCGGCGCTCTCGCAGCGCTATCTGGTCTATGCGCTCTCCACCATCACCGCGCGTTCGCTGCCGGACCTGCGCGACGGGCTGAAGCCGGTGCATCGGCGCCTGCTCTGGGCAATGCGGCTGCTGCGGATGGAGCCGGGCGGTGCGAACCCGGACGTGCTGGTCGCCAATCCGGCGCGCAACACCACCAGCTACAAGAAATGCGCCCGCGTCGTCGGCGACGTCATCGGTAAATATCATCCGCATGGCGACGCGTCGGTCTATGATGCGATGGTCCGCCTGGCTCAGGATTTCTCGCTGCGCACGCCGCTGGTCGATGGCCAGGGCAATTTCGGCAATATCGACGGCGATAATGCGGCGGCCATGCGCTATACAGAGGCGCGGCTGACCCAGGCGGCCGCCGACCTGATGGCGGGGCTCGACGAGGGCACGGTCGATTTTCGCCCGACCTATAATGGCGAGGATGAGGAGCCGGAGGTTTTTCCCGGCCTCTTCCCCAATCTGCTGGCCAATGGCGCGAGCGGCATTGCGGTCGGCATGGCAACCAGCATCCCGCCGCACAATGTTGGCGAATTGCTGGATGCCGCCACGCTGCTGATCGACAGCCCGGAGGCGGACGACGCCGCGTTGATGGAGATCGTCAAGGGACCGGACTTCCCGACCGGCGGCGTGCTGGTGGATAATCAGGCGATCATTTCCGAAGCCTATCGCACCGGGCGCGGCTCCTTCCGCACCCGTGCCCGCTTCTCGACCGGCCGCAACGAGGATGGCAGCTGGGAAGCGGAAGGGATCGAGAAACTGGCCGGTGGTACCTGGCAGCTGGTGATTTCCGAAATACCCTATCAGGTGCAGAAGTCGAAGCTGATCGAGCAGATCGCGGCGCTGATCAACGACAAGAAGCTGCCGATCCTGGAAGATGTGCGCGATGAGAGCGATGAGGCGATCCGCATCGTCATCGTCCCTAAGAGCCGCAACGTCCCGGTCGATGTGCTGAAAGACAGCCTGTTCCGGCTGACCGACCTGGAAAATCGTTTTCCGCTCAACCTCAACGTACTCGACGCCAGCCATACGCCGCGCGTGCTGGGGCTGCGCGCGGTGCTGGTCGAATGGCTCAAGCACCAGATCGAGGTGCTGGTCCGCCGGGCGCAGCACCGGCTGGAGAAGATCGCCGCACGGCTGGAACTGCTCGACGGCTATATCATCGCCTATCTCAACCTCGACCGGGTGATCGAGATCATCCGCACCGAGGATGAACCCAAGCAGGTGATGATGGCCGAATTCAGTCTGACCGATCGGCAGGCCGAGGCGATCCTCAACATGCGGCTGCGCAGCTTGCGCAAGCTGGAGGAAATGGAGCTGCGGCGCGAGCATGCCGAGCTGGTCAAGGAACAGGCGGAGCTGGAAAAGCTGGTCGAGAGCCCGGCCCGGCAGCGCACCCGGCTGAAGCGCGACATCGCTGACCTGCGCAAGCGCTATGGCCCAGACACGGTGATCGGCCGGCGTCGCACGCTGGTCGAGGAAGCCGGTCCGGCGCGTGAGATCCCGCTGGAGGTGATGATCGAGCGCGAGCCGGTGACGGTGATCCTGTCCGAACGCGGCTGGATCCGCGCGATGAGCGGGCATCGCGACCTGGCCGCAGCCGATACGCTGAAGTTCAAGGAAGGCGACGGGCCGCAATTCGCCTTCCATGCCTATACGACCGACAAGCTGCTGATGGCGACGTCGAGCGGGCGCATCTATACGCTGGGGGCGGACAAGCTGCCGGGCGGGCGCGGCTTTGGTGATCCGGTGCGGATGATGGTCGACATGGATGACCAGGGCGGCATCGTCGCGTTGATGCCGGCCAGGACGGGCGGGCAGCTGCTGCTGGCTTCGTCCGACGGACGCGGATTCCTTGCCGATGTGGCGGATATCCTGGCGGAAACGCGCAAGGGCAAGCAGGTGGTCAATGTCCGCACGGGCGCGAAGCTTGCCGTGGTGCATGCAGTCGATCCGGAGGCGGACAGCATTGCCGTCATCGGCGAGAACCGGAAGCTGCTGGTCTATTCGATCATCGAAATGCCCAAGATGGCGCGCGGGCAGGGTGTGCAGATGCAGCGCTATCGCGACGGGGGGCTGTCCGATGCGATCGCCTTCCGCCTGAGCGACGGGATTAGCTGGGCAATGGGTGGCGAGACTGGTCGGACCCGGACGGAGGCCGACATGACGCCATGGCGGGTAGCCCGCGGTGCCGCAGGTCGCATGCCACCGACAGGCTTCCCGCGCGACAACAAGTTCTGA
- a CDS encoding EAL domain-containing protein: MKAMSVRSWPPEQTSGLPLPGGDDTHLPHMIGASEWLSALSQAAAILSCENNVIDIVEANEPFLKAFREHRERTAATAQASAEWRARVTGFAQSDRDSESFEIRRDGKLGPEYFLCTLGRLRAAGARAEQFLFTAIDRTSERTMEKNLRRELLSDGLTALPNRTGFGEEIDDRLANGSWPDNAQFGIIAIDLSRFSRVNESLGPMAGDELLITVAKRLKSCLRQGDVLARIGGNDFAIFARLNNGLSDSLQIVQRIREALSSPIRLSDLQIRVDCAIGCALSTHLEDDPDDVVRKAQAAVKIAKRTGKVEIYRNGVLKEAQRRFSIESRLRDALAHGGLTLAYQPLIHLQTGEITGFEALARWDDPELGHVSPVEFVPVAEESGLITPLGRWAAYEAAQALSRWDAKFGQALPVGVNVNLSPIQMARDDVASMFEEALRYSGIGGHRLTAELTESAIIADPDKARKLLFALKDLQMPIAMDDFGTGFSNLASLHSLPIDILKIDRSFVSNMLEDHDKAVIVRTILSLAESLNLRVTAEGIETQELADMLQKMGCWQGQGYYFARPMSEADAFDYWRVRWNFETI, encoded by the coding sequence ATGAAAGCCATGTCGGTGCGTAGCTGGCCCCCTGAACAGACCAGTGGCCTCCCCTTGCCCGGGGGCGATGACACGCATCTGCCGCACATGATCGGCGCTAGCGAATGGCTCTCCGCCCTGTCGCAAGCTGCGGCAATTTTATCATGTGAAAACAATGTAATAGACATTGTTGAGGCGAATGAGCCGTTCCTGAAGGCCTTCCGGGAACATCGGGAACGGACGGCTGCGACCGCCCAGGCATCGGCCGAATGGCGCGCGCGCGTCACCGGTTTTGCCCAGTCGGATCGCGATTCGGAAAGTTTCGAAATTCGCCGCGACGGCAAGCTTGGTCCGGAATATTTTCTCTGCACGCTCGGACGGCTGCGGGCCGCCGGTGCGCGCGCCGAACAATTTCTCTTCACCGCGATCGATCGCACCAGCGAGCGGACGATGGAGAAGAATTTGCGGCGCGAACTGCTCTCCGACGGCCTGACCGCGCTGCCCAACCGCACCGGCTTCGGCGAGGAGATTGACGATCGTCTCGCCAATGGCAGCTGGCCGGACAATGCCCAGTTCGGCATCATCGCGATCGACCTCAGCCGATTTAGCCGGGTGAATGAATCACTGGGTCCGATGGCTGGTGACGAACTGTTGATCACGGTTGCCAAGCGGCTCAAATCCTGTCTGCGTCAGGGCGATGTGCTGGCCCGCATCGGCGGCAATGACTTTGCCATTTTTGCGCGCTTGAACAATGGCTTGTCCGATTCTCTTCAGATCGTTCAGAGGATCAGGGAGGCGCTGAGTTCGCCGATCCGCCTGTCCGACCTGCAGATCCGCGTCGATTGCGCCATCGGCTGCGCCCTGTCGACGCATCTGGAGGACGACCCGGACGATGTCGTCCGCAAGGCGCAGGCGGCGGTCAAGATCGCCAAGCGCACCGGCAAGGTCGAGATTTACCGCAATGGCGTGCTCAAGGAAGCGCAGCGCCGCTTCTCGATCGAGAGCCGGCTGCGTGATGCGCTCGCCCATGGTGGCCTGACCCTGGCCTATCAGCCGCTGATCCATCTTCAGACCGGCGAAATTACCGGTTTCGAGGCGCTGGCGCGTTGGGATGACCCGGAACTGGGCCATGTCTCGCCGGTGGAGTTCGTGCCGGTCGCGGAAGAGAGCGGTCTCATCACCCCGCTCGGCCGCTGGGCCGCCTATGAAGCGGCGCAGGCGCTGAGCCGCTGGGATGCGAAATTCGGCCAGGCCCTGCCGGTCGGCGTCAACGTCAACCTGTCGCCGATCCAGATGGCGCGCGACGATGTCGCGTCGATGTTCGAGGAAGCGCTGCGCTATTCGGGCATTGGCGGCCATCGCCTGACCGCCGAACTGACCGAAAGTGCGATCATCGCCGATCCGGACAAGGCGCGCAAATTGCTGTTCGCGCTCAAGGATCTGCAGATGCCGATCGCGATGGACGATTTCGGCACCGGCTTCTCCAACTTGGCGAGCCTGCACAGCCTGCCGATCGATATCCTCAAAATCGATCGAAGTTTCGTTTCTAACATGCTGGAAGACCACGATAAAGCTGTGATCGTCCGGACCATATTGTCACTGGCGGAATCGCTCAACCTGCGGGTCACTGCCGAGGGTATCGAAACCCAGGAACTGGCCGACATGCTGCAGAAGATGGGCTGCTGGCAGGGGCAGGGCTATTATTTCGCCCGCCCGATGAGCGAAGCCGATGCCTTCGACTATTGGCGCGTGCGCTGGAATTTCGAGACGATCTGA
- a CDS encoding glycoside hydrolase family 15 protein, whose amino-acid sequence MIWACVPRVDGDPVFSALLDNKHWDSKEARGFWAIELENCVAVEQHYIRNTPILVTRQSDGQGNAIEIFDFCPRHKHKGRMYRPVAFARIVRPVAGSPRIRVRLRPTTSWGKENVPVTYGSNHIRMVLSYMAMRISTNAPIGLISQESWFRLESDMHFFMGPDEGFSDALRPAIERMLDDTILEWQLWVRGLAIPPEWQEAVIRSAITLKLCQHEETGAIVAALTTSIPEHADSGRNWDYRYCWVRDAYYTVEALNRLGALDVLETYLVYLRNIVDGAKGGHIQPLYDVRGNATLHEWEAAHLPGYRGMGPVRVGNAAYEQIQHDAYGQIVLSSVQGFIDRRLLRMAGHADFEALEAVGERAWQVYDQPDAGLWELRTRAHVHSYSAVMCWAACDRLAHAATALDLPLRAAHWENRAETMRARIIESAWRADSKAISANFEDDARDASLLQLLDLRFLTADDPMFVGTLEALEKDLRRGNDMLRYSAPDDFGEPVTAFNVCTFWLIEALHRTGRTEEARELFEEMLSRRTAAGLLSEDIDPQNGELWGNYPQTYSLVGIINCAVLLSKPWSVMR is encoded by the coding sequence ATGATCTGGGCCTGCGTGCCGCGGGTCGACGGCGACCCTGTCTTCTCAGCCCTGCTCGACAACAAGCATTGGGACAGCAAGGAAGCCCGCGGCTTCTGGGCGATCGAGCTGGAAAATTGCGTCGCGGTCGAACAGCATTATATCCGCAATACACCGATCCTGGTCACCCGCCAGAGCGACGGCCAGGGCAATGCGATCGAGATTTTCGATTTCTGCCCGCGCCACAAGCATAAGGGCCGCATGTATCGCCCGGTCGCCTTCGCGCGCATCGTGCGCCCCGTCGCCGGCAGCCCGCGCATCCGCGTCCGCCTGCGCCCCACGACCAGTTGGGGCAAGGAAAATGTCCCGGTCACCTACGGCTCCAACCATATCCGCATGGTCCTGTCTTACATGGCGATGCGGATATCGACCAATGCGCCGATCGGCCTCATTTCCCAGGAAAGCTGGTTCCGGCTGGAATCCGACATGCATTTCTTCATGGGGCCGGATGAAGGTTTTTCCGACGCGCTGCGCCCGGCGATCGAGCGGATGCTGGACGACACCATCCTGGAATGGCAGCTCTGGGTGCGCGGCCTCGCCATCCCGCCCGAATGGCAGGAGGCGGTGATCCGCTCCGCCATCACACTCAAGCTCTGCCAGCATGAGGAAACCGGCGCGATCGTCGCCGCGCTCACCACCTCCATCCCCGAACATGCCGACAGCGGCCGCAACTGGGACTATCGCTACTGCTGGGTGCGCGACGCCTATTATACGGTCGAGGCATTGAACCGGCTCGGCGCCCTCGACGTGCTGGAAACCTATCTCGTCTATCTGCGCAACATCGTCGACGGCGCCAAGGGCGGCCATATCCAGCCGCTCTACGACGTGCGCGGCAATGCCACGCTGCATGAATGGGAGGCCGCGCATCTGCCCGGCTATCGCGGCATGGGGCCGGTGCGGGTCGGCAATGCCGCCTATGAACAGATCCAGCATGACGCCTATGGCCAGATCGTCCTGTCCTCGGTCCAGGGCTTCATCGACCGGCGCCTGCTGCGCATGGCCGGCCATGCCGATTTCGAGGCGCTGGAGGCAGTGGGCGAGCGCGCCTGGCAGGTTTATGACCAGCCGGACGCAGGCCTGTGGGAATTGCGCACCCGCGCCCATGTCCACAGCTATAGCGCGGTGATGTGCTGGGCCGCCTGCGATCGTCTGGCCCATGCCGCCACCGCGCTCGACCTTCCGCTGCGCGCCGCCCATTGGGAAAACCGCGCCGAAACCATGCGCGCCCGCATCATAGAATCCGCCTGGCGCGCCGACAGCAAGGCGATCTCCGCCAATTTCGAGGATGACGCGCGCGACGCGTCGCTGCTGCAACTGCTCGACCTGCGCTTCCTGACCGCCGACGATCCGATGTTCGTCGGCACGCTCGAAGCGCTGGAAAAGGATCTGCGTCGCGGCAACGACATGCTGCGCTACAGCGCACCCGATGATTTCGGCGAGCCGGTCACCGCCTTCAATGTCTGCACCTTCTGGCTGATCGAGGCGCTACACCGCACCGGCCGGACCGAGGAGGCACGCGAACTGTTCGAGGAGATGTTGTCCCGCCGCACCGCCGCCGGCCTGCTGTCCGAAGATATCGATCCCCAAAATGGGGAACTCTGGGGAAATTACCCGCAAACCTATTCGTTGGTCGGCATCATCAACTGCGCCGTCTTGCTAAGCAAACCGTGGAGCGTGATGCGATGA